In Diabrotica undecimpunctata isolate CICGRU chromosome 4, icDiaUnde3, whole genome shotgun sequence, a single genomic region encodes these proteins:
- the UbcE2M gene encoding NEDD8-conjugating enzyme Ubc12 isoform X2: MIKLFSLKQQKKDGEPSPRQGNQKKASAAQLRITKDINELNLPKTCTTEFPDPDDLLTFKLVICPDEGFYRTGRFVFSFKVGPNYPHEPPKVKCETQVYHPNIDQQGNVCLNILREDWKPVLTINSIVYGLQYLFLEPNPEDPLNKEAAEVLTNNRRLFEQNVQKAIRGGYPKN; encoded by the exons atGATAAAGTTATTTTCTCTAAAACAACAGAAAAAAGATGGAGAACCTTCACCTAGACAAGGGAATCAAAAGAAAGCTTCAGCTGCACAGTTAAGGATAACAAAAG ATATTAACGAGCTAAATCTTCCTAAGACGTGCACAACAGAATTTCCTGATCCAGATGACCTATTAACTTTTAAATTAGTGATATGTCCTGATGAG GGATTCTACAGAACTGGCCGATTTGTATTTAGCTTCAAGGTAGGTCCAAATTACCCACATGAGCCCCCAAAAGTCAAATGTGAAACCCAAGTATATCATCCAAATATTGATCAGCAAGGTAATGTTTGTCTCAACATCTTACGAGAAGACTGGAAGCCCGTTTTAACAATAAACAGCATTGTGTATGGTCTGCAATACCTCTTCCTTGAACCAAATCCTGAAGACCCACTGAACAAAGAAGCTGCTGAAGTCCTTACTAATAATCGTAGATTGTTTGAACAGAACGTCCAAAAGGCCATCAGGGGAGGATAT CCTAAGAATTAG
- the UbcE2M gene encoding NEDD8-conjugating enzyme Ubc12 isoform X1: MIKLFSLKQQKKDGEPSPRQGNQKKASAAQLRITKDINELNLPKTCTTEFPDPDDLLTFKLVICPDEGFYRTGRFVFSFKVGPNYPHEPPKVKCETQVYHPNIDQQGNVCLNILREDWKPVLTINSIVYGLQYLFLEPNPEDPLNKEAAEVLTNNRRLFEQNVQKAIRGGYVGGVYFDRCLK, encoded by the exons atGATAAAGTTATTTTCTCTAAAACAACAGAAAAAAGATGGAGAACCTTCACCTAGACAAGGGAATCAAAAGAAAGCTTCAGCTGCACAGTTAAGGATAACAAAAG ATATTAACGAGCTAAATCTTCCTAAGACGTGCACAACAGAATTTCCTGATCCAGATGACCTATTAACTTTTAAATTAGTGATATGTCCTGATGAG GGATTCTACAGAACTGGCCGATTTGTATTTAGCTTCAAGGTAGGTCCAAATTACCCACATGAGCCCCCAAAAGTCAAATGTGAAACCCAAGTATATCATCCAAATATTGATCAGCAAGGTAATGTTTGTCTCAACATCTTACGAGAAGACTGGAAGCCCGTTTTAACAATAAACAGCATTGTGTATGGTCTGCAATACCTCTTCCTTGAACCAAATCCTGAAGACCCACTGAACAAAGAAGCTGCTGAAGTCCTTACTAATAATCGTAGATTGTTTGAACAGAACGTCCAAAAGGCCATCAGGGGAGGATATGTAGGTGGAGTTTATTTTGATCGTTGTTTGAAGTGA
- the LOC140439535 gene encoding uncharacterized protein, whose amino-acid sequence MNISHTRLLKEDLDKSCKELALYLLGKILVRKLEDNIILKGRIVETESYLGGEDKASHSYNGRRTEANEPMYMPPGTCYVYMTYGMYHCFNISSREPGAAVLLRALQPLAGFDVMEKHRAQKHKSIKNFKPAKLCDGPSKLCIAMDITKEYINKLDLTDLKNDNLWLEDDSEFDQDFTVVHSARIGINRAEEWNTKPLRFYILSNDSVSRRDKAAELQYK is encoded by the exons ATGAATATAAGCCACACTAGGCTGTTGAAGGAAGATTTGGATAAGTCTTGTAAGGAGCTAGCTTTATATCTCCTTGGGAAAATATTAGTTCGTAAATTAGAAGACAACATAATTCTGAAAGGGAGGATAGTTGAAACTGAAAGCTACCTTGGAG GTGAAGATAAGGCGTCACATTCATACAATGGAAG aCGGACTGAAGCAAATGAACCGATGTATATGCCACCAGGTACCTGTTATGTGTACATGACTTATGGAATGTATCATTGCTTTAACATATCCAGCAGGGAACCAGGTGCAGCAGTACTGTTAAGAGCCCTGCAACCTTTAGCAGGTTTTGATGTTATGGAGAAACACAGAG ctcaaaaacataaatcaataaaaaatttcaaacctGCCAAATTATGTGATGGACCTTCAAAACTGTGTATTGCAATGGACATAACTAAAGAATATATCAATAAATTAGacttaacagatttaaaaaatgaTAACTTATGGCTAGAAGATGATTCAGAGTTTGATCAAGATTTTACAGTGGTACATTCAGCGAGAATAGGCATTAATAGAGCAGAAGAATGGAATACAAAACCACTTAGATTTTATATTCTTAGTAATGATAGTGTCAGTAGACGTGACAAAGCAGCAGAACTTCAATACAAATAA
- the LOC140439537 gene encoding uncharacterized protein — MRKVWQSILRIGKPITKYMTVCSLHFTENDYFPITPETKLRRLKKNAIPSAKLPQRSHEVISRKRKAPRERINTELNNPIILNQDPGCSTASQHDAEPGCSAANPQESVLSYPSSKKLHIADKSTQTPNSPPKL; from the exons ATGAGAAAAGTTTGGCAATCCATTTTGCGAATTGGCAAACCTATAACTAAGTACATGACTGTGTGCAGTTTACATTTTACTGAGAACGATTACTTTCCAA taacaccTGAAACTAAATTGAGAAGACTGAAGAAAAATGCTATTCCATCAGCTAAATTGCCCCAAAGGTCTCATGAAGTTATTAGTAGAAAACGTAAGGCTCCAAGGGAAAGAATTAACACAGAATTAAACAATCCTATTAT ATTAAATCAAGATCCTGGCTGTAGTACTGCAAGTCAACATGATGCTGAGCCTGGCTGTAGTGCTGCAAATCCACAAGAGTCTGTGTTAAGTTATCCAAGTTCGAAAAAATTACATATTGCTGACAAATCTACACAAACACCAAATTCCCCACCAAAGTTGTAA